AGAATCCCCCTTCATTCTTCTAAAGAGCCAGTTGTTAACCGAAAAAACCAGAAAAAGATTAGTAAGGCTTACTTCCCCAGCCCCACATTACAAGCTGGTCATTTGTGGCAGCGATTCACTCGGCGCTATCCATTTTTTGAACAACAGAGTGCCTCTGACTGCGGTGCTGCCTGCTTAGTCATGGTGAGCCGCTACTGGGGAAAACGCTTTAGCGTCAATCGACTGCGAGAAATTGCCAATGTTGACCGCAATGGTGCGTCGCTGCGAGGTCTAGCAGCAGCAGCAGAAAGCATTGGGTTTACGACTCGACCTATAAAAGCCAGCCTCAACAAACTTGCCGAACAAAGCTTGCCTGCCATTGTCCACTGGGAAGGAAGGCACTACATCGTAGTTTATGAAGTAACGAGCGATCGCGTCATTGCAGCCGATCCTGCTATTGGTCAGCGTAGCCTGACTCATGCACAATTTAAAGCTGGTTGGACTGGTTATACATTGTTACTCCAGCCCACAGCCTTACTGAAAGATGCTGATGAAGCTAAACAATCCTTCTGGCAATTCTTTGAGTTGGTAAAACCCCATCGGCTCGTATTGCTGGAAGTATTTGTTACCTCTATCTTGATCCAAATCTTTGGACTGATTACGCCGTTGTTTACTCAATTGCTGTTGGATCGTGTCGTCGTACAGCGTAGTAATCTGACTTTAACAGCCATAGGGTTAGGATTACTAATCTTTGGCTTGTTCCAAATCGCCCTGACTACACTGCGGGAATACCTTCTAGACCATACGGCTAACCGAGTAGATCTAGCGCTGATTGTCGGTTTTATTAGCCATACTTTCCGGTTGCCCTTGAGCTATTTCGAGTCCCGTTACGTCGGAGACATCATCTCCCGCGTGCAGGAAAATCTTAAGATTCAGCAGTTCATTACAGGTGAAGCACTGTCAATCTTTCTTGATTTACTGACAGTTTTTGTTTATATGGGACTGATGTTCTGGTACAGCTGGAAGATGGCACTGCTAACATTAGTGATTGTGCCACCCTTTGTCTTACTGGCGCTAATTGCTACGCCTTTTTTGCAACGAGTCTCGCGTGAGATATTTGCTGCCAATAACGAAGAGACTGGCTATCTGATTCAATCCCTGAGTGGCATTCGTACAGTCAAATCTATGGCGGTTGAGCAGACAGTGCGCTGGAAGTGGGAGGAACTCTTTGGCAAGTCGATTAAAAAGACCTTTTCTGGACAGGTAATTGGCAACACGCTCCAGACTTTTAGCTTAACTATCGAAACACTAGTAACTACAGCATTACTGTGGTTTGGAGCGTGGCAAGTGATTCAAAACGAACTGACTATTGGGCAGTTAGTTGCTTTCAATATGTTGCTAGGAAATGTAATTAATCCCTTTCAGCGACTAACCGTGCTGTGGAATGAGTTACAGGAAGTGATTATTGCCGTTGAGCGCATCAATGACGTGATTGACGCTGAGCCAGAAGAAGACTTGCAACACCAGGCTCGTCAATTTCTACCACCAATTCATGGTCATATTCGCTTTGAACAAGTCACTTTCCGCTACCACCCAGAAAGCGATGTCAACACCCTGGAAAATATTAGTTTTGAAGTGCAGCCAGGACAAATAGTAGCGCTGGTTGGGCGCAGTGGTTCTGGGAAAACAACCATTTCCAAGCTGCTTTTGGGTCTCTATCCTCCAACTGTTGGGAAGATTTTGATCGATGGCTATGATGTCACCAGCTTGGCATTGCGATCGCTTAGGCAGCAAATTGGCGTAGTCGATCAAGATACCTTTCTGTTTGGCGGTACGATTCGAGAAAACATTAGTGTCGGTCATCCAGAAGCCACATTGGAAGACATTATTGAAGCAGCCCAACAAGCAGGAGCGCATCAGTTCATTAAGGAACTACCGATGGGCTACGAAACCCAAATTGGAGAGGGCGGAGGAATGCTCTCTGGCGGACAACGACAGAGAATCGCGATCGCTCGTGCCCTGCTAGGAAATCCCCGATTGCTGATTTTAGATGAAGCGACTAGTAGCCTTGATGCTGAATCAGAGCGGATTATTCAGACTAACCTCAACACCATTCTTCAAGACAGGACAACCCTGGTAATCGCACATCGTCTCTCCACGGTACGCAATGCCGATCTAATTCTGGTGCTAGATAAAGGCATTTTAGTTGAAAGTGGCACTCACGATGAATTAATGGCTAAACGCGGTCACTACTTCTACCTTAACCAGCAACAACTGACTATAGCAGGCTGAAGATAATCGTTAAGCAATCATGCCAAAACCATTAAATACACAAGACCGGCTCAGTCAAAACGGTCACTACCCTAGTAGCCAAGGTTTATCCCAAGAGCTGCTGGACATTAACAAACCCAATCAAACATCATCAACTGAGTTAAAATCCTCTGAATCTGTTAGCGATGACTGGTCTTCCTTAACCAAGGAACTGATTGATACGTTGCCACGAGTTTGGACACGCGGATTGCTGTACTGGCTAGTCGTCTTTGCAGCGATTGTCTTACCTTGGGCGATGCTATCCAAAGTAGACGAGACAGGTAGTGCCAGAGGGCGACTTGAGCCTCAAGGTAAAACTATTAGGCTGGATGCACCTGTTGCCGGAAAAGTATCTGCAATTAAGATCAAAGAAGGTCAACTAGTACGGAGAGGGCAAAGTTTACTGGTGCTGGAGTCAGAGGAAGTGCTTTCTGAACTCCAACAAGCTCAAGCCAGGTTAGAAGGTCAACGAGATCGGCTGCCACTGCTGGAACTGATGAAAAAACAACTAGAGAGTACTGCTCGCACCCAGCAACTGCAAAGTCAAGCCCAGGCATCAGCACAGTTGGCACAAATTAACCAAATTCGGCAACAATTGAGTTTTCATCAAACAGAATCTAACTCAACACAGGAACTTTTAGCTAAGGATCGGGACATTCTCGGACGTTATAGCAGTCTGCGACAGCAAGGCATTATTTCGGTTCTCCAAGTAAACGATGCCGAACGCACCATGATTGAGAACAGACAGCGGCTGCAAAAAGCTCAATCAGATTTACAACAAGCCCAAGCTGAACTCAAAAAACAGCAGAGTACTTACCAAAGCATTCTGCGTCAAGGCGAACTAACAGTGATGGAGAGTCAGAGACAAATCAAAGAAATCCAAACCCAGATTGCAGGCTTAAAAGCGGAAATCGCTCAAACCAAAAACCAAATTCAGTCTCTGCTATTTCAGTTGCAGCAACGTGTAGTCAATGCGCCAATTGATGGTATAGTCTTTCATCTGCCCATCCAAAGCGCTGGAGCTGTGGTGCAACCAAGTCAGATCGTTGCTGAGATTGCACCTAAAGGCACTTCTCTTATGCTTAAAGCCAAGATGGCTGTCCCAGAAAGTGGTTTTCTGCGTGTAGGACAGCTAGTCAAGCTTAAATTTGATGCCTATCCCTTCCAAGATTATGGAGTGGTGCAAGGGCACCTTCGTTGGATTTCACCTGACTCGAAAGTTGAAGAAACTCCGCAGGGCAAGGTAGAAACTTTTGAGCTAGAAATTGCGTTAGAGCAGACCTATATTCAAACCTCAAATAAACGACTTGCTTTAACAGCAGGTCAAACAGCTACTGCGGAAGTAATTGTGCGGCAGCGCCGTTTAATTGACTTCATTCTCGATCCGTTTAAGAAGTTGCAAAAAGGCGGTATAGAACTTTAAGCGATCGCTTTCATCTCAATTACTAGGAGTTGTATCATGTCAGAAATTATTACTATTTGCCAAGCAGAACTTCTTCAGCAAATCAAGCTTTCCTGTCAAACTCCTTCTATCGTCGAAGCTATTCTGACTCGCAAAATTATTGCGCGTGCTCAAGAAGAACAAGGTATTGAAGTGGAGCCAGAAGAACTTCAGCAGGCAGCAGACAACTTACGTTTACTGAATAATCTTCGCAGTGTTGATGCTACTTGGTTATGGCTGCAAAAGCATAGCCTGTCTCTAGATGAATTTGAAGAGCTGGTTGAATTAAGTGTCGCTTCCTCAAAGTTAGCGCAACATCTTTTTGCCAATAAAGTCGAATCCTTTTTTGTCGAGCATCAACTTGAGTATAACCAGGTAGTTATGTATGAAGTGGTCCTGGAGGAGGAGGATTTAGCTATGGAACTCTTCTATGCAATACAGGAGGGCGAGGTTAATTTTCACGGAGTTGCTCGCCAATATATTCAAGATATCGAGCTACGCCGAAAAGGAGGGTATTTAGGAGCTTTATCTCGCACCAAGCTGAAACCAGAAATTTCTGCTGCTGTTTTTGCAGCTAGTCCTCCTCAAATTATTAAACCAGTTCTGACATCATTAGGAGCACACCTAATTCTAGTTGAAGAACTGATTCAACCAGAATTGGACAATATGCTGCGCCAAGAAATCATCTCAGACTTGTTTTCCGAATGGTTAAAGCAACAAATAGAAATATTTGAAGTTGAAATTGACTTGAGATCGAATAGCGGGCAAGCTCTGAACCCAGAAACTCGCGATTTAGTAGCATCTAGTTAAAGTTAAATAAACTCATTCTGAAAAAGCGGGTTTTGTCAATGCTTGCTCGTACAGGTGCAGAGTATCGCCACTACTCTGCACCTGTAGTATTAGATGATAGGCAACGAACAATCAAACCTTTTCAACTACTATTTCCGTTTTCGTTCAGATCTCAGCTCAATGCCTACTTTGTTGCTGTCTTTCTTGTAGTCTAGATATGAGTGAATCGCGCTCTTCGAGCATCTGTTCAAGGAGTTGGGAGATTGCTTCTTCGACAATCACCTCTTTGTAGGGTGCATTCGCCTTACCTAATTCCAGCTGCAACTGCAAGTGCAACCTGTCCAGCTGTTCTAAGACCGAGCGGCTCAACTTGAATGTGGCTTTCTGTAACTTGTCAGCTTGTTGAGAAGTTGTCTTGACAGCATCCTGACTTGCTAGCTGTTTATTTGACTTGCCAACTTGTTGACTTGCCAACTTGTTGACTTGCTGAGTTGCTGAGGAGTCACCAGATTTGACTTCAATCGCATCAAAGTAGTCATCAGCTTTAGTCTTTGGTAGGTTAATCCTGTCGCCCGCACTCTTACGTTCTCTTGGCATTGTTACGACTCCGCTACCATCTGTTTGATGAGTGCTCGGTAAGGTTGCACCAATT
Above is a genomic segment from Chroococcidiopsis sp. SAG 2025 containing:
- a CDS encoding peptidase domain-containing ABC transporter, which translates into the protein RIPLHSSKEPVVNRKNQKKISKAYFPSPTLQAGHLWQRFTRRYPFFEQQSASDCGAACLVMVSRYWGKRFSVNRLREIANVDRNGASLRGLAAAAESIGFTTRPIKASLNKLAEQSLPAIVHWEGRHYIVVYEVTSDRVIAADPAIGQRSLTHAQFKAGWTGYTLLLQPTALLKDADEAKQSFWQFFELVKPHRLVLLEVFVTSILIQIFGLITPLFTQLLLDRVVVQRSNLTLTAIGLGLLIFGLFQIALTTLREYLLDHTANRVDLALIVGFISHTFRLPLSYFESRYVGDIISRVQENLKIQQFITGEALSIFLDLLTVFVYMGLMFWYSWKMALLTLVIVPPFVLLALIATPFLQRVSREIFAANNEETGYLIQSLSGIRTVKSMAVEQTVRWKWEELFGKSIKKTFSGQVIGNTLQTFSLTIETLVTTALLWFGAWQVIQNELTIGQLVAFNMLLGNVINPFQRLTVLWNELQEVIIAVERINDVIDAEPEEDLQHQARQFLPPIHGHIRFEQVTFRYHPESDVNTLENISFEVQPGQIVALVGRSGSGKTTISKLLLGLYPPTVGKILIDGYDVTSLALRSLRQQIGVVDQDTFLFGGTIRENISVGHPEATLEDIIEAAQQAGAHQFIKELPMGYETQIGEGGGMLSGGQRQRIAIARALLGNPRLLILDEATSSLDAESERIIQTNLNTILQDRTTLVIAHRLSTVRNADLILVLDKGILVESGTHDELMAKRGHYFYLNQQQLTIAG
- a CDS encoding HlyD family efflux transporter periplasmic adaptor subunit, producing MPKPLNTQDRLSQNGHYPSSQGLSQELLDINKPNQTSSTELKSSESVSDDWSSLTKELIDTLPRVWTRGLLYWLVVFAAIVLPWAMLSKVDETGSARGRLEPQGKTIRLDAPVAGKVSAIKIKEGQLVRRGQSLLVLESEEVLSELQQAQARLEGQRDRLPLLELMKKQLESTARTQQLQSQAQASAQLAQINQIRQQLSFHQTESNSTQELLAKDRDILGRYSSLRQQGIISVLQVNDAERTMIENRQRLQKAQSDLQQAQAELKKQQSTYQSILRQGELTVMESQRQIKEIQTQIAGLKAEIAQTKNQIQSLLFQLQQRVVNAPIDGIVFHLPIQSAGAVVQPSQIVAEIAPKGTSLMLKAKMAVPESGFLRVGQLVKLKFDAYPFQDYGVVQGHLRWISPDSKVEETPQGKVETFELEIALEQTYIQTSNKRLALTAGQTATAEVIVRQRRLIDFILDPFKKLQKGGIEL
- a CDS encoding peptidylprolyl isomerase, with the protein product MSEIITICQAELLQQIKLSCQTPSIVEAILTRKIIARAQEEQGIEVEPEELQQAADNLRLLNNLRSVDATWLWLQKHSLSLDEFEELVELSVASSKLAQHLFANKVESFFVEHQLEYNQVVMYEVVLEEEDLAMELFYAIQEGEVNFHGVARQYIQDIELRRKGGYLGALSRTKLKPEISAAVFAASPPQIIKPVLTSLGAHLILVEELIQPELDNMLRQEIISDLFSEWLKQQIEIFEVEIDLRSNSGQALNPETRDLVASS